In Phaeobacter gallaeciensis DSM 26640, a genomic segment contains:
- the crcB gene encoding fluoride efflux transporter CrcB: MVFSVLYVALGGAIGAACRYLAGLGITRLFGVGEFPVAILTVNVIGSFLMGAFVVTAAHKGLTHLSPFVMTGLLGGFTTFSAFSLETATLIERGAFGQAALYVLLSVGLSVGGLFFGLMAARGVFA; this comes from the coding sequence ATGGTTTTTTCGGTTCTATATGTGGCTTTGGGCGGCGCGATCGGTGCCGCCTGCCGCTATCTGGCCGGTTTGGGGATCACCCGTCTCTTTGGGGTGGGGGAATTTCCGGTGGCGATCCTGACGGTGAATGTGATCGGCTCCTTTCTGATGGGCGCTTTTGTTGTCACGGCGGCCCATAAGGGGCTGACCCACCTGAGCCCATTTGTGATGACTGGCCTTCTGGGCGGTTTCACAACGTTTTCGGCCTTCTCGCTTGAGACGGCCACCCTGATCGAGCGTGGCGCCTTCGGGCAGGCTGCGCTCTATGTGCTGTTGTCTGTGGGCCTGTCGGTCGGCGGGCTGTTTTTCGGCCTGATGGCCGCCAGAGGAGTGTTCGCATGA